One Candidatus Paceibacterota bacterium genomic window carries:
- a CDS encoding HAMP domain-containing sensor histidine kinase, giving the protein MEFLNALAQDQSALIFLAYLASAILLFLLTFFVLVKESSKSANVSFFISALCLVLFLLSRAFALASFGSSVIDWAFISKLLIFASFPFAIRTLLSSFNKTRLEDVVSYLTHVLCFGTILCLLFLPKELAEKMYYALFFNPFPSNIDIISTLLFFFVLFFLFCPAAYALIKRSYIDALLKKQFWCLWFFFLFFYFVTLFLVLPSSQFSTSLLPPALFGLTAPLLFLALLRYELFGVKLMSRHSLLPAFTVSLVISILVLVNFYAVTIQNFFGIFPSSVIPVASIVLAIIVGWTLWWRERRLDRSKFEFVNVVTHQFRNPLTYIKWSLQELRKEQTQTERTASLNQIEEGNERLVELVNILVGISKAEDSFSYVLSAVSPREIIEEALSQYALKMRQKQITLSISIGEDLPLLTADLNRLKLVIHILLENAMAYTPEHGSISVSVQRKEHSVLFAFRDTGIGISKEDMGNMFKNFYRTPEAQAADTTGMGLGLYIAKSIIERHGGKIWAESAGKGKGSTFYVELKFSGV; this is encoded by the coding sequence ATGGAATTTCTCAATGCATTAGCACAAGATCAATCTGCTTTGATTTTCTTGGCTTATCTTGCGTCTGCGATTTTACTTTTTCTTCTGACCTTTTTTGTTTTGGTGAAGGAATCTTCAAAATCAGCGAATGTCTCTTTTTTCATTTCTGCCCTCTGCCTCGTACTGTTTCTCTTAAGCCGGGCTTTCGCTCTCGCTTCTTTTGGATCTTCCGTAATAGATTGGGCGTTTATTTCGAAATTACTGATTTTCGCGTCATTTCCTTTTGCAATACGCACCCTTCTTTCTTCTTTCAACAAGACTCGCCTAGAGGATGTCGTTTCTTATCTTACGCATGTTTTATGTTTCGGAACAATCCTCTGCCTTCTTTTCTTGCCGAAAGAACTTGCGGAGAAAATGTATTATGCTTTATTTTTTAATCCTTTTCCTTCGAATATCGATATTATCTCCACGCTTCTCTTCTTTTTCGTCCTTTTCTTTCTTTTTTGCCCCGCCGCTTACGCGCTTATAAAAAGATCTTATATTGATGCACTGCTCAAGAAACAATTTTGGTGTCTCTGGTTTTTCTTTTTGTTTTTCTATTTCGTAACTCTCTTCCTTGTTCTTCCATCTTCTCAATTTTCAACTTCTTTGCTGCCGCCGGCACTTTTTGGACTTACCGCCCCTCTTCTTTTTTTGGCGCTCCTGCGCTATGAACTTTTTGGCGTCAAACTCATGTCACGGCACTCGCTTCTTCCCGCTTTCACTGTTTCTTTGGTCATAAGTATTCTCGTTCTCGTGAATTTTTACGCGGTCACTATCCAGAATTTTTTCGGAATTTTTCCAAGCTCCGTCATTCCCGTTGCATCGATTGTACTCGCCATTATTGTCGGCTGGACTCTTTGGTGGAGGGAAAGGAGATTGGATCGATCGAAATTTGAGTTCGTGAACGTTGTCACTCACCAATTTAGAAATCCATTAACCTACATTAAGTGGTCGCTTCAGGAACTTCGGAAAGAGCAGACACAGACAGAACGCACGGCTTCTCTTAATCAGATAGAAGAGGGGAATGAACGCTTGGTAGAGCTCGTGAATATTTTGGTCGGGATTTCCAAAGCCGAAGACTCCTTTTCGTATGTTCTTTCCGCTGTATCACCTAGAGAAATAATCGAGGAAGCGCTTTCGCAGTACGCGCTCAAGATGCGACAAAAACAGATCACTCTTTCTATTTCTATCGGAGAGGATTTGCCTCTCCTCACCGCTGATCTCAATCGGTTGAAATTAGTCATCCATATTCTCCTTGAAAATGCTATGGCTTATACTCCGGAGCATGGTTCGATATCTGTGTCGGTGCAAAGAAAGGAGCACTCCGTCCTTTTTGCATTTCGAGACACTGGTATCGGAATTTCCAAAGAAGATATGGGAAATATGTTTAAAAATTTCTACAGAACTCCGGAAGCGCAAGCGGCAGACACGACTGGAATGGGGCTGGGGCTCTATATCGCGAAAAGTATTATTGAAAGACATGGCGGAAAAATTTGGGCGGAATCTGCCGGGAAGGGGAAGGGCTCGACTTTTTATGTGGAGTTGAAGTTTTCGGGGGTGTAG